Genomic window (Cellulosilyticum lentocellum DSM 5427):
GTTTTACAAGATGGGGATGTACTTAAAATTTTTTGGAAGAAATAACAGGAGGATAGGAAAATGAAAGGGATTATTACAGTAGTAGGAAAAGATAAAGTAGGGATTATTGCAAAGGTGTGTACTTTTTTAAGTGGTGAAAATATTAATATTTTAGACATTTCACAGACTATCGTTCAAGATTACTTTAATATGATGATGATTGTAGATATTACGGCAATAGAAAAAGATTTTGAGAAAGTGG
Coding sequences:
- a CDS encoding ACT domain-containing protein, whose product is MKGIITVVGKDKVGIIAKVCTFLSGENINILDISQTIVQDYFNMMMIVDITAIEKDFEKVVDALVALGQEIGVDIRLQHQDIFDNMHRI